A genomic window from Lotus japonicus ecotype B-129 chromosome 1, LjGifu_v1.2 includes:
- the LOC130731900 gene encoding uncharacterized protein LOC130731900 codes for MSDEGMLSPPSLLRSLIQLTKGKLLLMKEAFQSILVVIYLCLIILSKMLLRPEWIIMLLEVSCPSCRWYIRSIQEFDKVFNKSMISGSQTLASLEVLTVEGKWYSSELKRRNGDPNHVECNIGTG; via the exons ATGAGTGACGAAg GCATGCTGAGTCCTCCAAGTCTGTTAAGAAGTCTGATCCAGTTGACAAAGGGAAAGTTGTTGCTGATGAAAGAAGCTTTCCAATCTATATTAGTAGTGATTTATCTTTGCCTGATAATTCTGTCCAAGATGCTGCTTCGACCCGAGTGGATCATCATGTTGTTAGAAGTGTCATGTCCCAGTTGCAGATGGTATATTCGTTCTATTCAAGAATTTGACAAAGTTTTTAACAAATCTATGATTTCTGGCTCCCAGACTCTG GCCTCACTGGAAGTTCTTACAGTTGAAGGAAAATGGTATTCAAGCGAGCTGAAGAGGAGGAATGGAGATCCCAACCATGTTGAGTGTAACATTGGGACAGGTTGA
- the LOC130737679 gene encoding uncharacterized protein LOC130737679, with protein MAYVFDDLATLDMSKDSWRIHVKVGTKIQATIRKTLVYKFQNLLAEDRVCSISVLALVLNNGDYKTTRHGFKVNFLYNIEVQPMNQIPISIHPFSFVSIRSILNQTHNANYLVDVLRIFTGVGREKSYESCRDSIKMNVIEIDSDGYKNEFESFFVILYVYMSFLSIGKVCWQNVFGATKLIFNPDIEEARILQQVIKHAETSEDDTQSLSEIPYSGNISEEEDFLVLTPEKTIQGMKLCFENHFVLPLLLSKKLLMLRSGGTLLANVTRRYRIKVRVSDKIEDVVFVLFDNECLPISNNEATTLLGKTCSEMVDSLHIGDYSIVVPSEIMSLIGKSFLSKVQIKCYGNVEGEYASFLCTPPSQTKSRGVISDLAKDLDDGFAIGSVDKTSGGSSFHVIDLDKESNVVTPSKRNSPELVHDDSCTNRKKANVGLKKGNN; from the exons ATGGCTTATGTTTTCGACGATCTTGCAACCCTTGACATGTCGAAAGATAGTTGGAGGATTCATGTGAAAGTT GGAACTAAAATACAAGCTACCATTAGGAAAACTTTGGTTTATAAGTTTCAAAATTTGCTTGCTGAGGATCGTGTGTGCTCCATATCAGTATTGGCTCTTGTTTTGAATAATGGTGATTACAAGACTACAAGGCATGGTTTCAAAGTGAATTTTCTTTACAACATCGAAGTACAGCCCATGAATCAAATACCAATTTCTATTCATCCATTTTCCTTTGTTTCCATTCGGTCAATTCTGAACCAGACTCACAATGCTAACTATTTAGTTG ATGTTCTTCGTATCTTTACTGGTGTTGGTAGGGAGAAGTCTTATGAGAGTTGTCGTGATAGCATCAAAATGAATGTTATTGAAATTGATTCTGACGGGTATAAAAATGAATTTGAATCCTTCTTCGTCATTCTATATGTTTATATG TCTTTCTTATCCATAGGCAAGGTTTGTTGGCAGAATGTTTTTGGAGCAACAAAGCTGATATTCAATCCTGACATTGAAGAGGCTCGCATTCTGCAACAAGT GATTAAACATGCTGAAACAAGTGAAGATGATACTCAATCTTTGTCTGAAATTCCTTATTCCGGCAATATATCTGAAGAAGAGGATTTTCTGGTGCTTACTCCTGAGAAGACTATTCAAGGAATGAAGTTATGCTTTGAG AATCATTTTGTGTTGCCTTTGCTACTGTCAAAGAAATTATTGATGCTGAGGAGTGGTGGTACATTGCTTGCAAATGTAACAAGAAG GTATCGGATCAAAGTTAGAGTCAGTGATAAAATTGAAGATGTTGTTTTTGTTCTATTTGATAATgagt gcctcccaatttctaataatgAGGCTACTACTTTGCTTGGAAAGACATGTTCTGAGATGGTTGATAGTCTCCATATAGGTGATTATTCCATTGTTGTTCCTTCTGAAATAATGTCACTGATTGGAAAGAGCTTTCTCTCTAAAGTTCAGATCAAGTGTTATGGGAAT GTTGAAGGTGAATATGCCAGTTTTCTATGTACACCTCCTTCTCAGACCAAAAGCCGTGGTGTTATCTCTGATCTTGCTAAG GATCTTGATGATGGTTTTGCCATTGGTTCTGTTGACAAAACATCCGGTGGTTCGTCTTTTCATGTTATTGATCTTGACAAGGAATCAAATGTGGTCACTCCATCTAAACGCAACTCTCCTGAATTAGTTCATGATGATTCTTGCACTAACAGGAAGAAGGCTAATGTTGGATTGAAGAAGGGCAACAACTGA
- the LOC130737687 gene encoding uncharacterized protein LOC130737687 has translation MKNLVLETYRGKTDPKDHLLYFNTKMVISSASDAVKCRMFPSTFKGTTMAWFTTLPRGSFTNFRDFSSKFLVQFSASKIKQVTIDDLYNIRQSKGETLKQYVRRFSATSVKIEESEPHAFARAFKNGLQPGKLNSKLSRKPARSMAEIRARANTYILDEEDDAFKRKRGKMEKDGDQRDVSPAGKQSREKGESSKRKDKRGKSVEKFGKEQLYPKKESFERRRPWRHADTRRREESGKNLSAHLTELLREVKATHAVEEGEREANPPRAVVDKTKSCQYHRSTGHDTYLSTLTITSSMIP, from the coding sequence ATGAAGAACCTTGTTCTCGAGACGTATAGGGGGAAGACCGATCCAAAGGATCATCTGctttatttcaacacgaagatggttaTAAGCTCAGCTTCCGACGcagtgaagtgcaggatgttcccgTCGACGTTTAAGGGCACAACGATGGCTTGGTTCACGACTCTGCCTCGGGGATCTTTTACAAATTTTCGTGACTTCTCGTCGAAGTTCCTTGTTCAATTCTCTGCGAGTAAGATTAAGCAGGTAACGATCGACGATCTGTATAACATCCGTCAATCAAAGGGTGAAACTTTGAAACAATACGTGAGGCGGTTCAGTGCAACATCTGTTAAGATTGAGGAGTCGGAACCACATGCCTTTGCGCGAGCTTTTAAGAATGGACTGCAGCCCGGGAAGCTGAACAGTAAGTTGAGTCGTAAGCCCGCTCGGTCGATGGCAGAAATACGTGCTCGAGCGAACACCTACATCTTGGATGAGGAGGATGACGCTTTCAAAAGGAAGCGCGGAAAGATGGAGAAGGACGGCGATCAGAGGGATGTCTCGCCGGCGGGCAAACAAAGTCGGGAAAAAGGGGAAAGCAGTAAGCGGAAGGACAAGAGGGGAAAGTCAGTTGAAAAGTTTGGAAAGGAGCAACTCTACCCAAAAAAGGAAAGTTTTGAGCGTCGACGCCCGTGGCGTCATGCCGATACTCGCCGGCGAGAGGAATCGGGCAAAAATCTAAGCGCACATCTGACAGAATTGCTCCGGGAAGTCAAGGCGACACACGCAGTCGAAGAGGGCGAGAGGGAGGCTAACCCGCCTCGGGCGGTAGTGGATAAAACCAAGTCGTGCCAATACCATCGATCGACGGGTCATGACACATACTTATCAACCTTAACcatcacatcttcaatgatcccataa